From Syntrophales bacterium, one genomic window encodes:
- a CDS encoding 4Fe-4S binding protein, with protein MADDSIDSKVYRKLQQKLDKLPIAFPATESGVEIRILKHLFTPEQAQIALSMSFIPEPTAVIQKRLKKKYPVFPELEKILDQMSDQGSISRSITKNGLKIFSITMLAIGMFEFQVAHLKKEFYEDFKQYIDEKFRDALLNPKFTQLRPVPTKGSITPDLNIMPYDDIRQVLSKHHGPFLVVDCICKEGQDLLGHPCKVTKEREICLLFGNAARNYKDHGWGREITREEVFKILDKGEEDGLVVQPSNSQYPFCVCLCCGCCCEVLSNARPLPNPAQYFYSNYYAVTDDDLCIGCGLCVDRCQMDAITLEDGKSKVDSGRCIGCGLCTTVCDTQAIHLQKKEPITIPAKDTTQFYLNLMRARAGNAKMILMMTRRALGMAIP; from the coding sequence ATGGCCGATGACAGCATTGATTCCAAAGTATATCGGAAACTGCAGCAAAAACTGGATAAACTGCCGATTGCTTTCCCTGCCACTGAATCCGGCGTGGAAATTCGGATATTAAAGCATCTGTTCACCCCCGAACAGGCGCAAATCGCCCTATCAATGAGTTTTATTCCCGAACCGACAGCCGTTATTCAAAAGCGCCTCAAGAAAAAATACCCCGTTTTTCCCGAGCTGGAAAAAATTTTAGATCAAATGTCCGATCAGGGCAGTATTAGCCGCAGCATCACCAAAAACGGGCTGAAAATATTCAGCATTACGATGCTGGCGATCGGCATGTTTGAATTTCAGGTGGCCCATCTGAAAAAAGAATTCTATGAGGATTTCAAGCAATACATAGATGAAAAATTCCGCGATGCCCTCTTGAATCCCAAATTTACCCAACTGCGTCCTGTTCCAACCAAAGGCTCTATTACGCCCGATCTTAACATCATGCCTTACGACGACATTCGCCAGGTGCTCTCCAAGCATCATGGCCCGTTTTTAGTCGTTGATTGCATCTGCAAAGAAGGGCAGGATTTGCTGGGTCATCCCTGTAAAGTAACCAAAGAGCGGGAGATTTGCCTGCTCTTTGGCAATGCTGCCCGCAATTATAAGGATCATGGATGGGGAAGGGAAATTACCAGGGAGGAAGTTTTTAAAATTTTAGATAAAGGCGAGGAAGACGGCTTGGTGGTGCAGCCCTCCAATTCTCAATATCCGTTTTGTGTTTGCCTGTGTTGCGGCTGCTGCTGTGAAGTGCTGTCGAATGCAAGGCCTCTGCCTAACCCTGCCCAGTATTTTTATTCCAACTATTATGCTGTTACAGATGATGATCTCTGTATCGGGTGCGGTTTATGCGTCGATCGCTGTCAGATGGATGCAATTACCTTAGAAGATGGTAAAAGCAAAGTTGATTCAGGCAGGTGTATTGGCTGCGGACTATGTACAACAGTTTGTGACACACAAGCCATTCACCTGCAGAAAAAGGAGCCAATAACCATCCCGGCGAAGGACACCACGCAATTTTATCTGAATCTGATGCGGGCCCGGGCGGGAAATGCCAAAATGATCCTGATGATGACCCGTCGCGCCTTGGGAATGGCCATCCCCTGA
- a CDS encoding DUF1460 domain-containing protein: MDKKKEAAAVFLPEDRKICETMLGAAAERKDKEKTLPELAVSLGKQFLGAPYQPQTLEREGVEILVANLRAFDCMTFVESVIALALAIKSGETDYQYYLEKLKKMRYRRGLIDGYPSRLHYFTDWLRDNEHKGLVVDMTARFGGIPVNKSIDELTRHRDDHPPLQDDAIFRKMQKVEAACSRRAFHFIPKERWGETEGGIADGDLIAITTNREGIDVLHVGFAVLVKKKTHLLHASSKAGAVVLSDVTLNGYLREKRSRTGIIVARLTSIGRIK; encoded by the coding sequence GTGGACAAAAAAAAAGAAGCCGCCGCCGTTTTTCTCCCCGAAGACCGAAAGATCTGCGAGACGATGCTGGGCGCGGCGGCAGAGCGCAAAGACAAAGAGAAAACCCTGCCAGAGCTTGCCGTATCGTTGGGCAAACAGTTTCTCGGCGCCCCCTACCAGCCGCAGACACTCGAGCGCGAAGGCGTAGAAATCCTTGTTGCCAATCTGCGCGCCTTTGACTGCATGACCTTCGTCGAAAGCGTCATCGCACTGGCGCTTGCGATTAAGTCCGGGGAAACCGACTACCAATATTATCTGGAGAAACTGAAGAAAATGCGCTACCGGAGGGGCCTGATAGACGGCTACCCGTCACGTCTTCATTACTTTACCGATTGGCTTCGAGACAACGAACATAAGGGGTTGGTCGTTGACATGACAGCACGCTTCGGGGGCATTCCCGTTAACAAAAGCATCGATGAACTGACCCGCCACCGAGACGACCATCCGCCCCTTCAGGATGACGCCATTTTTCGAAAAATGCAAAAGGTGGAAGCGGCCTGTTCACGGCGCGCCTTTCATTTCATCCCGAAGGAGCGCTGGGGGGAGACGGAAGGGGGAATTGCCGACGGAGACCTTATCGCGATAACAACTAACCGGGAAGGGATCGACGTTCTCCACGTCGGATTTGCCGTGCTGGTCAAAAAAAAGACCCACCTTCTGCATGCATCCAGCAAAGCCGGCGCGGTAGTTTTATCAGACGTTACGCTGAATGGCTACCTGCGGGAAAAGCGCTCCCGCACCGGGATAATTGTCGCCCGCCTGACATCAATTGGGCGAATAAAGTAG